The following coding sequences are from one Eptesicus fuscus isolate TK198812 chromosome 7, DD_ASM_mEF_20220401, whole genome shotgun sequence window:
- the RABL2B gene encoding rab-like protein 2B isoform X3, with protein sequence MHASYYHKAHACIMVFDVQRKVTYKNLGTWYTELREFRPEIPCVVVANKIDADIKVTQKSFNFARKFSLPLYFVSAADGTNVVKLFNDAIRLAVSYKQNSQDFMDEVLQELENIDLEQKEEDQLDQEQRGSPKSLPPS encoded by the exons ATGCACGCCTCCTACTACCACAAGGCCCACGCCTGCATCATG GTGTTCGATGTGCAGAGGAAAGTCACCTATAAGAACCTGGGCACCTGGTACACAGAGCTTCGGGAGTTCAGACCAGAGATCCCGTGTGTCGTGGTGGCCAATAAAATCGATG CTGACATAAAGGTGACccaaaaaagcttcaattttgcCAGGAAGTTCTCCCTACCCCTGTACTTTGTCTCAGCTGCTGACGGCACCAACGTGGTGAAG ctcttTAACGACGCAATTCGATTAGCTGTGTCCTACAAGCAGAATTCCCAGGACTTCATGGATGAGGTTTTGCAGGAGCTTGAG AACATTGATTTGGAGCAGAAAGAGGAGGACCAGCTAGACCAAGAGCAGCGTGGCAGCCCCAAGAGCCTGCCTCCCTCCTGA
- the RABL2B gene encoding rab-like protein 2B isoform X4, translated as MARPFLWVFDVQRKVTYKNLGTWYTELREFRPEIPCVVVANKIDADIKVTQKSFNFARKFSLPLYFVSAADGTNVVKLFNDAIRLAVSYKQNSQDFMDEVLQELENIDLEQKEEDQLDQEQRGSPKSLPPS; from the exons GTGTTCGATGTGCAGAGGAAAGTCACCTATAAGAACCTGGGCACCTGGTACACAGAGCTTCGGGAGTTCAGACCAGAGATCCCGTGTGTCGTGGTGGCCAATAAAATCGATG CTGACATAAAGGTGACccaaaaaagcttcaattttgcCAGGAAGTTCTCCCTACCCCTGTACTTTGTCTCAGCTGCTGACGGCACCAACGTGGTGAAG ctcttTAACGACGCAATTCGATTAGCTGTGTCCTACAAGCAGAATTCCCAGGACTTCATGGATGAGGTTTTGCAGGAGCTTGAG AACATTGATTTGGAGCAGAAAGAGGAGGACCAGCTAGACCAAGAGCAGCGTGGCAGCCCCAAGAGCCTGCCTCCCTCCTGA